A window from Salvia miltiorrhiza cultivar Shanhuang (shh) chromosome 2, IMPLAD_Smil_shh, whole genome shotgun sequence encodes these proteins:
- the LOC131013217 gene encoding uncharacterized protein LOC131013217 → MESSQVSLIGSTICLMVTLQLSIQLVSQHYLSWNNPKEQKAIVVIVLMAPLYAIDSYAGFIVVQGSSTFFTFLDSVKECYEALVMAKFLSLMYAYLNISISQNIVPDHIKGREIHHSFPITLFQPHTVRLDHKNLKLLKNWTWQFVVIRPVCSVLMIALQLLGVYPEWLSWTLTVILNVSVSLALYSLVLLHHVFAKELEAHKPLAKFLCIKGIVFFSFWQGMVLDVLVAMGILKSDKLGLDVEHLEEAVENVLVIVEMVFFSLLMRYAYPPQPYRTASLTQTDTNKTD, encoded by the exons ATGGAAAGCAGCCAAGTGAGTTTGATAGGATCAACCATATGTTTGATGGTAACTCTGCAGCTGTCGATACAGTTAGTATCCCAGCATTACTTATCATGGAACAACCCCAAAGAGCAGAAGGCCATAGTCGTCATCGTTCTCATGGCTCCCTTGTACGCCATCGACTCCTACGCGGGCTTCATAGTCGTACAAGGGAGCTCCACTTTCTTCACTTTCCTCGACTCTGTCAAAGAGTGCTACGAGGCTCTA GTGATGGCTAAGTTTCTGAGTTTGATGTATGCTTACCTCAACATATCCATCAGCCAAAACATAGTGCCTGATCACATCAAAGGAAGGGAAATCCATCACTCCTTCCCCATCACTCTTTTCCAG CCTCACACGGTGCGATTGGACCACAAAAACTTGAAGCTTCTGAAGAACTGGACATGGCAGTTTGTGGTGATCCGCCCTGTGTGCTCGGTGCTGATGATAGCGTTGCAGCTTCTCGGAGTGTATCCGGAGTGGCTGAGCTGGACGCTCACCGTTATCCTGAACGTCTCCGTCTCCTTGGCGCTCTACTCGTTGGTGCTGCTCCACCATGTTTTCGCGAAGGAGCTGGAGGCGCACAAGCCGCTTGCCAAGTTCTTGTGCATCAAGGGCATCGTCTTCTTCTCCTTCTGGCAG GGAATGGTGCTGGATGTGTTGGTGGCGATGGGGATCCTTAAATCGGATAAGCTGGGGCTGGACGTGGAGCATTTGGAAGAAGCAGTTGAAAATGTGTTGGTGATAGTGGAGATGGTTTTCTTCTCTCTGCTCATGCGATATGCATACCCGCCTCAGCCTTACCGAACTGCATCACTTACTCAAACCGATACCAACAAAACAGATTGA
- the LOC131013216 gene encoding uncharacterized protein LOC131013216: MRISEYVESTAEAENRSAPDATPENNANAESCNYGTAAFTKIAEPVKSVDSAIFIKTDHAASRMPAEEVNATPVKDGGCAAFAKIGKAIATPVKISRSYCFVTLAKIGYAVRVKCLYRVVPRMSDDAETIISVYPTDSPQIAGLRESDDGDKLIHGQDVGMPLKNECRDSYKLGFLTFARIGYVVRVKVLYRIGQFMADPQTKSRIIMYTKILAKNARNYARQNNYKFDHGGAAIFIIICGTLIEVVSKEMADSPEQHVSGSQEFITGVEMHGKAAEPVPNCGHDWFSDAYKGLKDMVGAIPLNEILAFMVREFRAFLRKEPFRSRIFSKQFLTMESLAFMMREFFVYMMKQLFGAQFFSHIDEIIVAVMRDLFNIDLVNESGFHGSAMKGGKKKGMHKY; encoded by the exons GCAATTACGGCACTGCTGCTTTCACCAAGATTGCGGAGCCGGTGAAGAGTGTTGACTCTGCCATCTTCATCAAAACCGATCACGCCGCCAGCCGGATGCCTG CTGAGGAGGTGAACGCTACACCGGTGAAGGATGGCGGCTGTGCTGCTTTTGCCAAAATCGGGAAGGCGATCGCCACGCCAGTGAAGATCTCGCGCTCATATTGCTTTGTCACCTTGGCCAAGATTGGTTACGCTGTTAGGGTTAAATGTCTGTATAGGGTCGTGCCTAGGATGTCAGACGATGCTGAAACAATAATAAGCGTTTATCCTACCGACTCTCCCCAAATTGCTGGGCTTCGTGAATCCGATGATGGCGACAAATTGATCCATG GTCAGGATGTTGGGATGCCACTGAAAAATGAGTGCAGGGACTCCTACAAGCTTGGCTTTCTAACCTTCGCCAGAATTGGTTATGTTGTCAGGGTCAAAGTTCTCTACAGGATTGGTCAGTTTATGGCAGATCCTCAGACTAAATCCAGAATCATCATGTACACCAAAATACTTGCCAAAAATGCTCGCAACTATGCAAGACAGAATAACTACAAATTCGACCATG GCGGAGCTGCGATTTTCATCATTATATGCGGCACCTTAATCGAAGTTGTATCGAAAGAGATGGCAGATTCTCCAGAACAACACGTAAGTGGTAGCCAAGAGTTCATCACAGGAGTAGAGATGCATGGCAAGGCTGCGGAACCTGTCCCCAACTGCGGACATGACTGGTTTTCAGATGCATATAAAGGCCTAAAAGACATGGTTGGAGCCATTCCACTGAATGAAATTTTGGCCTTTATGGTGAGAGAATTTAGGGCCTTTCTGAGGAAAGAACCTTTTCGTTCTCGGATTTTCAGCAAACAATTCCTAACAATGGAATCTTTGGCCTTCATGATGAGAGAGTTTTTTGTGTATATGATGAAACAGCTTTTTGGTGCTCAGTTTTTCAGCCATATAGATGAGATCATAGTGGCTGTGATGAGAGACCTTTTCAATATCGATCTTGTCAATGAGTCGGGGTTCCATGGATCAGCAATGAAAGGGGGGAAGAAGAAAGGGATGCATAAATATTAG